In Hyphomicrobiales bacterium, one genomic interval encodes:
- a CDS encoding GNAT family N-acetyltransferase: MAFLRSVGASDNGPVLFGKRLTLRLPQGGDYVAWAELRARSREFLVPFEPAWSRDELSRAAFRRRLRFYHRELREETGYTFFLFRSQDDQLVGGVSLSQVRRGVTQSCTVGYWVGAPFARQGHMSDALGTVIPFTFGTLGLNRLEAACLTGNVASIGVLEKAGFQREGLARKYLRINGVWQDHFLYAMVAGDSGT; this comes from the coding sequence ATGGCATTTCTCAGATCGGTTGGCGCGAGTGACAACGGTCCGGTGCTGTTCGGCAAGCGGCTGACGCTGCGCCTGCCGCAGGGTGGCGACTACGTCGCCTGGGCGGAGTTGCGGGCCCGGAGCCGGGAATTCCTCGTGCCCTTCGAGCCGGCCTGGTCACGGGACGAACTCTCGCGCGCTGCCTTCCGCCGGCGGTTGCGCTTCTACCACCGTGAGTTGCGCGAAGAGACGGGTTACACGTTCTTTCTCTTTCGCAGCCAGGACGATCAGCTCGTCGGTGGGGTTTCGCTGAGCCAGGTGCGGCGAGGCGTCACACAGTCGTGCACGGTCGGCTATTGGGTCGGCGCCCCGTTCGCGCGCCAGGGTCACATGAGCGACGCCCTCGGGACCGTCATCCCGTTCACATTCGGAACGCTCGGCCTCAATCGACTCGAAGCGGCATGCCTCACAGGCAACGTCGCGTCGATCGGTGTCCTCGAAAAAGCCGGTTTTCAACGGGAAGGTTTGGCCCGCAAGTATCTCAGGATCAATGGCGTGTGGCAGGATCACTTCTTGTACGCCATGGTTGCGGGCGACAGCGGAACCTGA
- a CDS encoding EAL domain-containing protein, giving the protein MSRAACNARPGARRPAYAGGGPFSRALVQAIALAWLMVAALAPWSAPARALEPIDVSQTQQRIEITFLGQFYEARGDRLQVETAAGDDGIGGRMAVRAITPGTDPNWAVFALKNPTDNVIERWLIAERYTLLGSGLIWPDLDSPRIVRVTPSLGFLPERIANDQADIISITLEPRQTVTYVTELASDRFPRLYIWNPSVYQKKQRESMLFQGILIGISVVIAIFLTAVYAANHQLIFPAAALVAWSVLSYLCIDFGFWHKLFQVSPQDIAYFRAAAEAAIAASLVIFLYAYMRPGIRFGWARLFILLWGLAQVGVIGLAMLDPGLASSIARVSFGTIAVIGTLLVLSFAITLQARGLSLLPAWMMLLVWIFGAAVSVMGRLSGDAIVPGLSAGLVLVLILLAITVAQFATRSAEPQFSASPSQLQLRSLAIDMAGAGVWEWNARRDEIATGAVIEEALGLQAGELNARAGDWLEHVHSADRERIKAAMSSIQERGEGVISLSLRLRRFDGFYRWYELDAATVPQVESRTVKCVGLLRDITDTKLAHDRLIQDAVQDTLTGLPNRQIFIDRLGCAIARAEEFTEERPTVIIVDIDRFKNVNKSFGINIGDGMLLTIARRLSRHLGPRDTLARMGGDQFAVLIERSLDQRQLALLAERIRRALRSPVKIDGQSIVLTGSIGIAEYDGSQKEPGGLLRDAELAMQRAKRVGSDRTEVFTRSMREEGSERILIESDLRRAIQSGQLHVVYQPIVRLANSELSGFEALVRWHHPTRGVLNPDEFISIAEEIDMVAPISSYVLARAREELARWQKLLPRREDPLFVSINISSSQLFRPEFIQELRGVLRSEATERGSIRLEMTESLAMQNPELAAEILELLKEAGAGLMLDDFGTGHSSIAYLHRFVFDTIKLDKALIQNHALEAAGGVIVRSIVAMSQELGREVVAEGVETYEDAIALRGIGCDFAQGFYFGGLMTERQVSDLLKSLARDERAVERPSLLESAIRMIRSRQEGSEKGVPDDGDVGEAGRPMSGGGGTGESGSVPGEAGRADDGDGPGRQPRGVPVRPAMPPGPPSPAGSSGQGPANFMRPPEPPTRPAQRPITGTNGQTGSPPMPPRPGEPPMSLGRPITGRPGGAPGADPRTGDGRPHAQTPNGGASGTGPGGTGPASVPGQGPRSYATGPSPIQPPPGGVARGGNGNGHGKANGEGAARGPAGTDDSATGPAGRSRDMGGASLPGGGTRHPGNTRPSEEG; this is encoded by the coding sequence TTGTCGAGGGCAGCATGCAACGCGCGGCCCGGCGCGCGTCGTCCGGCCTATGCCGGCGGCGGGCCGTTTTCGCGTGCCCTCGTCCAAGCGATCGCACTGGCCTGGCTGATGGTCGCTGCACTCGCGCCATGGTCCGCGCCCGCCCGGGCGCTGGAGCCGATCGACGTCTCCCAGACTCAACAGCGGATCGAGATCACGTTCCTCGGGCAGTTCTACGAGGCGCGCGGCGACCGGTTGCAGGTCGAGACGGCGGCTGGTGACGACGGCATCGGTGGACGCATGGCCGTGCGGGCGATCACCCCTGGCACCGATCCCAACTGGGCGGTCTTCGCCCTCAAGAACCCGACCGACAACGTGATCGAGCGCTGGCTCATCGCCGAGCGCTACACCTTGCTCGGCTCGGGACTCATCTGGCCGGACCTCGATTCGCCGCGCATCGTTCGGGTGACGCCGTCACTCGGCTTCCTGCCGGAGCGGATCGCCAACGATCAGGCCGACATCATCAGCATCACGCTCGAGCCGCGCCAGACCGTTACCTACGTGACGGAACTCGCTTCCGACCGTTTCCCACGGCTCTACATCTGGAACCCCAGTGTCTACCAGAAGAAGCAACGCGAAAGCATGCTCTTCCAGGGGATCCTGATCGGGATCAGCGTGGTCATCGCGATCTTCCTCACCGCGGTCTACGCCGCCAACCACCAGCTCATCTTTCCGGCGGCGGCGCTGGTCGCCTGGAGCGTGCTGAGTTACCTCTGCATCGATTTCGGCTTCTGGCACAAACTGTTCCAGGTCTCGCCACAGGACATCGCCTATTTCCGAGCGGCGGCGGAGGCGGCGATCGCGGCCAGCCTCGTGATCTTCCTCTACGCCTACATGAGGCCGGGCATTCGCTTCGGCTGGGCGCGTCTTTTCATCCTGCTCTGGGGGCTGGCTCAGGTCGGCGTGATCGGTTTGGCGATGCTCGATCCGGGGCTGGCCTCGAGCATCGCGCGCGTCTCGTTCGGCACCATCGCGGTGATCGGCACGCTGCTCGTCCTCTCGTTCGCGATCACGCTTCAGGCGCGCGGGCTTTCGCTGCTTCCGGCCTGGATGATGTTGCTGGTCTGGATCTTCGGGGCGGCGGTCTCGGTGATGGGCAGGCTTTCGGGAGATGCCATCGTGCCGGGGCTCTCGGCCGGGCTCGTGCTGGTCCTCATTCTGCTGGCGATCACCGTGGCGCAGTTCGCGACCCGCTCGGCCGAGCCGCAGTTCAGCGCTTCGCCCAGCCAACTCCAGCTGCGCTCGCTCGCCATCGACATGGCAGGAGCCGGTGTCTGGGAGTGGAATGCGCGGCGTGACGAGATCGCGACAGGGGCGGTGATCGAGGAGGCGCTCGGGCTGCAGGCCGGGGAACTCAACGCCCGCGCGGGCGACTGGCTCGAGCATGTCCATTCGGCCGATCGGGAACGAATCAAGGCGGCCATGAGTTCGATCCAGGAGCGCGGCGAGGGGGTCATCAGCCTCAGCCTGAGGCTGCGCAGGTTCGATGGGTTCTATCGCTGGTACGAACTCGACGCGGCCACCGTGCCGCAGGTCGAGAGCCGGACCGTCAAATGCGTCGGGCTGTTGCGTGACATCACCGACACCAAGCTGGCGCACGACAGGCTGATCCAGGACGCGGTGCAGGATACGCTCACCGGGCTGCCCAACCGGCAGATCTTCATCGATCGCCTGGGGTGCGCCATCGCGCGGGCCGAGGAATTCACCGAAGAGCGACCGACCGTCATCATCGTCGACATCGATCGGTTCAAGAACGTCAACAAGAGCTTCGGCATCAACATCGGCGATGGCATGCTGCTGACCATCGCACGGCGGCTCTCGCGACACCTCGGGCCGCGCGACACGCTGGCACGGATGGGGGGCGACCAGTTCGCCGTGCTGATCGAGCGCTCGCTCGACCAGCGTCAGCTGGCGCTGCTCGCGGAACGTATTCGCCGGGCGCTGCGATCGCCGGTCAAGATCGATGGCCAGTCGATCGTGCTCACCGGCAGTATCGGGATCGCCGAATACGACGGCTCGCAGAAGGAGCCGGGGGGGCTGCTACGCGACGCCGAACTCGCCATGCAGCGGGCGAAACGGGTCGGCTCGGACCGCACCGAGGTTTTCACGCGCAGCATGCGTGAGGAAGGCAGCGAACGGATCCTCATCGAAAGCGATCTGCGGCGCGCCATCCAGAGCGGTCAACTGCATGTCGTCTACCAGCCGATCGTGCGACTCGCGAATTCGGAACTGTCCGGCTTCGAGGCGCTGGTGCGCTGGCACCATCCGACGCGCGGCGTGCTCAACCCCGACGAATTCATATCGATCGCCGAAGAGATCGACATGGTGGCGCCGATCAGCAGCTATGTGCTGGCGCGGGCGCGCGAGGAGCTGGCGCGCTGGCAGAAGCTGCTGCCACGGCGAGAGGATCCGCTCTTCGTTTCGATCAATATTTCGAGCAGCCAGCTCTTTCGCCCGGAGTTCATCCAAGAGCTGCGCGGCGTGTTGCGCAGCGAGGCGACGGAGCGCGGCTCCATTCGACTCGAGATGACCGAGTCGCTCGCCATGCAGAACCCGGAACTCGCGGCCGAGATACTCGAATTGCTCAAGGAGGCCGGCGCCGGGCTGATGCTCGACGATTTCGGAACGGGCCATTCCTCGATCGCCTATCTCCATAGGTTCGTCTTCGACACGATCAAGCTCGACAAGGCGCTCATCCAGAACCACGCGCTGGAGGCGGCGGGCGGAGTGATCGTGCGCTCGATCGTGGCCATGTCCCAGGAGCTGGGACGCGAGGTGGTGGCCGAAGGGGTCGAGACCTACGAGGATGCCATCGCGCTACGCGGAATCGGCTGCGATTTCGCGCAGGGCTTCTATTTCGGCGGTCTGATGACCGAGCGCCAAGTGAGCGATCTCCTCAAATCGCTGGCACGCGATGAACGGGCGGTCGAGCGTCCGTCGCTGCTGGAAAGCGCCATCCGCATGATCCGCTCCCGCCAGGAGGGGAGCGAGAAGGGCGTGCCCGACGATGGCGACGTTGGCGAGGCCGGCCGGCCGATGTCGGGTGGCGGGGGGACTGGCGAGTCCGGGTCGGTCCCCGGCGAGGCGGGCCGTGCCGACGACGGCGATGGTCCCGGTCGCCAGCCGCGAGGGGTTCCCGTCCGCCCGGCAATGCCACCTGGACCGCCGAGCCCTGCGGGATCGTCAGGGCAAGGCCCAGCCAACTTCATGCGGCCGCCGGAGCCGCCGACCCGTCCCGCGCAACGACCGATCACGGGAACCAATGGGCAGACCGGTAGCCCGCCAATGCCGCCACGACCGGGCGAGCCGCCAATGTCGCTCGGACGGCCGATCACCGGTCGACCCGGGGGCGCGCCTGGTGCCGATCCTCGGACCGGCGATGGGCGGCCACACGCGCAGACCCCGAACGGGGGGGCGAGCGGAACGGGGCCGGGGGGCACGGGGCCAGCAAGCGTCCCCGGCCAAGGGCCTCGGTCCTACGCCACGGGACCGTCCCCGATACAGCCGCCGCCCGGTGGGGTCGCGCGAGGGGGCAACGGCAATGGTCATGGCAAGGCCAATGGCGAGGGCGCCGCGCGCGGTCCGGCTGGCACGGACGACAGCGCAACAGGGCCCGCGGGTCGCTCGCGAGATATGGGCGGAGCATCGCTCCCGGGTGGTGGAACCCGCCATCCAGGCAACACGCGGCCGAGTGAAGAGGGTTGA
- a CDS encoding YqgE/AlgH family protein, producing MPAIDDSHDLSAEGYLTGQFLIAMPSMRDPNFARSVVLICAHSEEGAMGLIVNKLAERMSFYELLTQIGVLSDQRTVPAVDDFPIQIGGPVETSRGFVLHTADYMAPESTLPVDERLSLTATVDVLRAIAGGTGPSRSLLTLGYAGWRPGQLEHEIQMNGWLISPADPDIVFDRDVSSKYDRALAYIGVQPAFLVSDAGHA from the coding sequence ATGCCAGCGATAGATGACAGCCACGATCTCAGCGCGGAGGGTTACCTCACCGGTCAGTTCCTGATCGCCATGCCGTCCATGCGCGATCCCAATTTCGCCCGCTCGGTGGTCCTGATCTGCGCCCACTCCGAGGAAGGTGCCATGGGGCTGATCGTCAACAAGCTGGCCGAGCGCATGTCGTTCTACGAACTCTTGACGCAGATCGGCGTGCTGTCGGACCAGCGCACGGTGCCTGCCGTGGATGATTTTCCCATTCAGATCGGCGGTCCGGTCGAAACCAGCCGCGGCTTCGTGCTCCACACCGCCGACTACATGGCCCCGGAAAGCACCCTGCCCGTGGACGAGCGACTGTCCCTCACTGCGACCGTCGATGTCTTGCGGGCGATTGCCGGTGGCACCGGCCCTTCGCGTTCGCTCCTCACCCTCGGTTACGCCGGCTGGCGGCCCGGCCAGCTCGAGCATGAAATCCAGATGAACGGGTGGCTGATCTCTCCGGCCGATCCGGACATCGTTTTCGACCGGGACGTCTCGAGCAAGTACGACAGGGCCCTTGCCTACATCGGCGTGCAGCCGGCCTTCCTGGTCAGTGACGCGGGTCACGCCTGA
- a CDS encoding redoxin family protein has protein sequence MSIAVGQRLPEQKLKVVTGDGVVEKTTGELFAGRKVALFAVPGAFTPTCHQKHLPGFLDKREELAGKGVAEVVCLTVNDPFVTEAWAKASGAHGKIAFVADGNGSFTKALGMDIDLSVAALGVRSKRYAMLVDDGVVKVLNIEEMPSSAERSSAAELLKSL, from the coding sequence ATGAGCATCGCAGTCGGACAGCGCCTTCCCGAGCAGAAGCTGAAGGTCGTCACGGGCGACGGAGTGGTCGAAAAGACCACCGGTGAACTCTTTGCCGGCCGCAAGGTCGCGCTCTTTGCGGTGCCGGGCGCCTTCACGCCGACCTGCCATCAAAAGCACTTGCCCGGTTTCCTCGACAAGCGCGAAGAACTCGCCGGCAAGGGCGTTGCCGAAGTCGTTTGTCTGACGGTGAACGATCCGTTCGTGACGGAAGCCTGGGCCAAGGCCAGCGGCGCACACGGCAAGATCGCGTTCGTTGCGGACGGCAACGGCAGCTTCACCAAGGCTCTGGGCATGGATATCGACCTTTCGGTCGCGGCGCTCGGCGTGCGCTCGAAGCGCTATGCGATGCTGGTCGATGACGGCGTCGTCAAGGTGCTGAACATCGAGGAGATGCCGAGTTCGGCCGAGCGAAGCAGCGCGGCGGAATTGCTCAAGTCGCTCTGA
- the rnhA gene encoding ribonuclease HI, which yields MATEEKNIRPLAEVTIFTDGACSGNPGPGGWGAILISGENRKELWGGTPDTTNNRMELTAAIEALRALKRPCRVALHTDSVYVRDGITRWIVNWKRNGWRNAQKKPVSNADLWQMLDEAAARHSIEWIWVKGHAGHPENERADELARRGLAEFGRAGDAPPPAPPEA from the coding sequence ATGGCAACCGAGGAAAAGAACATCCGCCCCCTCGCCGAGGTGACGATCTTCACCGACGGCGCCTGCAGCGGCAATCCGGGCCCCGGCGGCTGGGGTGCGATACTGATCTCCGGCGAGAACCGCAAGGAGCTGTGGGGCGGCACTCCCGACACCACCAACAACCGGATGGAATTGACCGCCGCGATCGAGGCCCTGCGCGCGCTGAAACGCCCCTGCCGGGTGGCGCTGCACACCGATTCCGTTTATGTCCGTGACGGCATCACGCGCTGGATCGTCAACTGGAAGCGCAACGGCTGGCGCAACGCCCAGAAAAAACCCGTGAGCAACGCCGACCTCTGGCAAATGCTCGACGAGGCGGCGGCGCGACATTCGATCGAGTGGATCTGGGTGAAGGGCCACGCCGGCCACCCTGAGAACGAGCGCGCCGACGAACTGGCACGCCGCGGCCTCGCCGAGTTCGGGCGGGCCGGGGACGCGCCCCCGCCCGCTCCGCCAGAGGCCTAG
- a CDS encoding homoserine kinase, translating into MAVYTDVTDDELTAFLARYDVGALTAFRGIAEGVENSNYLVDTDRTRLILTLYEKRVARADLPFFLSLLQHLASKGLPCPEPYRDRAGRTEGELAGRPAALFSFLQGVWPRRPTAHHCGELGRALARLHLAGADFPMCRENALSHAGWTRLAADIGTAGEEVSAGITDIVAAELTALARAWPTGLPRGIIHADLFPDNVFFHDGAITGLIDFYFACNDLYAYDVAICLNSWCFENDREFNVTKAAALLKGYHSVRPLGSDEIVALPVLARGAALRFLMTRLYDWLNTPPDAFVRPHDPLAYLNRLRFHQRIADTAAYGIGI; encoded by the coding sequence ATGGCCGTCTACACCGATGTCACAGACGACGAACTGACGGCCTTTCTCGCGCGCTACGACGTCGGCGCGCTGACCGCCTTTCGCGGCATCGCCGAGGGCGTCGAGAACTCCAACTATCTCGTCGACACCGACCGCACCCGCCTCATCCTGACGCTCTATGAAAAGCGCGTCGCGCGCGCCGATCTTCCTTTTTTTCTCTCGCTGCTCCAGCATCTCGCTTCCAAGGGTCTCCCCTGCCCCGAACCCTACCGCGACCGCGCCGGCCGGACCGAAGGGGAATTGGCAGGCCGACCCGCCGCGCTCTTTTCGTTCCTCCAGGGCGTTTGGCCGCGCCGCCCGACCGCGCACCACTGCGGCGAGCTGGGCCGTGCGCTCGCCCGCCTCCATCTCGCCGGGGCGGATTTTCCCATGTGCCGGGAGAACGCCCTCTCGCATGCCGGTTGGACGAGGCTCGCCGCCGACATCGGCACCGCGGGGGAGGAGGTTTCGGCCGGCATCACGGACATCGTCGCGGCCGAGCTGACGGCACTCGCCCGGGCCTGGCCCACTGGCCTGCCGCGGGGCATAATCCACGCCGATCTGTTCCCGGACAACGTTTTCTTCCACGATGGTGCGATTACCGGTCTCATCGATTTCTACTTCGCCTGCAATGATCTCTACGCCTACGACGTCGCCATATGTCTCAATTCCTGGTGCTTCGAGAACGACCGCGAGTTCAACGTGACGAAGGCGGCGGCACTCCTCAAAGGATACCATTCCGTCCGCCCTCTCGGGTCGGACGAGATCGTCGCCTTGCCGGTCCTCGCGCGCGGCGCGGCCCTGCGCTTCCTGATGACGCGCCTCTATGATTGGCTCAACACACCACCCGACGCATTCGTGCGCCCGCACGATCCGCTCGCCTATCTCAACCGCCTGCGCTTTCACCAGCGCATCGCCGACACCGCCGCCTACGGCATCGGCATCTGA
- the ispH gene encoding 4-hydroxy-3-methylbut-2-enyl diphosphate reductase: MSSKLVAQSPRPGEPSPRPPLRILLAAPRGFCAGVDRAILIVERALEKYGAPVYVRHEIVHNRFVVESLEAKGAVFVEELDQIPATGQPVIFSAHGVAKAVPAAAAARQLFHVDATCPLVTKVHNEAERLYQEGYEIVLIGHAGHPEVEGTMGQLPAGAIALIETAEDARRLEPRDPQRLAYVTQTTLSVDDTSAIIAVLAERFPSIRAPAREDICYATTNRQAAVKAIAPRCDSVIVVGAPNSSNSLRLVEVAERAGCPAAHLVQRANLIDWSAFTGIATLGLTAGASAPQVLVDEIIEAFRERYEVTVEIVETARERVVFNLPKALRQEA, encoded by the coding sequence ATGTCGAGCAAACTTGTTGCCCAATCCCCTCGCCCGGGTGAACCGTCGCCCCGCCCCCCGCTTCGAATCCTTCTGGCCGCGCCGCGCGGCTTCTGCGCCGGTGTCGACCGCGCCATCCTGATCGTCGAACGGGCCCTGGAGAAGTACGGCGCCCCGGTCTACGTGCGCCACGAGATCGTCCACAATCGCTTCGTCGTCGAAAGCCTTGAGGCAAAAGGCGCCGTTTTTGTGGAGGAACTCGATCAGATCCCCGCGACCGGTCAACCTGTGATCTTCTCGGCACACGGCGTCGCCAAGGCGGTGCCTGCCGCAGCGGCGGCCCGCCAGCTCTTCCACGTCGACGCCACCTGCCCCCTCGTCACCAAGGTACACAACGAGGCGGAGCGATTGTACCAGGAGGGCTACGAGATCGTGCTGATCGGCCATGCCGGCCATCCCGAGGTCGAAGGTACGATGGGCCAGCTTCCCGCCGGCGCCATCGCCCTGATCGAAACCGCCGAGGACGCGCGCCGGCTCGAGCCGCGCGATCCGCAGCGCCTCGCCTATGTGACGCAGACCACTCTCAGTGTCGACGACACCTCCGCGATCATCGCCGTTCTGGCCGAGCGCTTTCCCTCGATCCGTGCCCCGGCCCGCGAGGACATCTGCTACGCGACCACCAATCGCCAGGCCGCTGTCAAGGCGATCGCGCCGCGCTGCGACAGTGTCATCGTGGTCGGCGCGCCCAACAGCTCGAACTCGCTCCGCCTGGTCGAGGTGGCCGAGCGCGCGGGCTGCCCGGCTGCCCATCTCGTTCAGCGCGCGAACCTCATCGATTGGAGCGCCTTTACGGGCATCGCGACACTCGGCCTGACGGCCGGTGCCTCCGCGCCGCAGGTCCTGGTCGACGAGATCATCGAGGCGTTTCGCGAGCGCTACGAGGTGACGGTCGAGATCGTCGAGACGGCCCGCGAGCGCGTCGTCTTCAATCTTCCCAAGGCGCTGCGCCAGGAGGCTTGA
- a CDS encoding histidinol-phosphatase: MPQTESPQAIIEAMHAIADDVGIISARRFRGSYEVADKAPTARYDPVTDADREIETLIREQVARRFPHHGFIGEEFAAHTSSNPRHWIVDPIDGTRSFLLGVPTWGVMMAVADDDHVVAGLVAQPFTGERYWGWRPEQGGASAHYRGPDGTRQLTSSATREPAEMILSTTDPYLFRPGTEAEAFDALRRTARLTRYGLDCYGYCRLAAGSLDAIVESGLSSYDVAALVPVIEGAGGIVTTWGGGNPIGGGQIVASANPTLHERLLATLAPAAST; this comes from the coding sequence ATGCCGCAGACCGAGAGCCCGCAAGCCATCATCGAGGCGATGCACGCGATCGCGGACGACGTCGGCATTATCTCGGCCCGCCGCTTTCGCGGCAGCTACGAGGTCGCCGACAAGGCCCCGACCGCCCGCTACGATCCGGTCACCGACGCCGACCGTGAGATCGAAACCCTCATTCGCGAGCAGGTGGCGCGCCGCTTTCCTCACCACGGATTCATCGGCGAGGAGTTCGCCGCGCATACATCCAGCAACCCGCGCCACTGGATCGTCGACCCGATCGATGGCACGCGGTCCTTCCTCCTCGGGGTCCCCACCTGGGGCGTCATGATGGCCGTCGCGGACGACGATCACGTCGTGGCAGGGCTCGTGGCCCAGCCGTTCACCGGCGAGCGCTATTGGGGTTGGCGGCCCGAACAGGGCGGGGCGAGCGCGCACTACCGGGGTCCGGACGGGACCCGCCAGCTCACCAGCTCGGCCACCCGTGAGCCCGCCGAGATGATCCTGTCCACCACGGACCCCTACCTCTTTCGGCCGGGCACGGAGGCCGAGGCGTTCGATGCGCTTCGCCGGACGGCACGCCTCACGCGCTACGGTCTCGACTGCTACGGCTATTGCCGCCTCGCCGCCGGATCGCTCGACGCGATCGTCGAGTCCGGCCTCTCGAGCTACGACGTCGCGGCCCTGGTGCCGGTAATCGAAGGGGCAGGCGGCATCGTCACGACCTGGGGCGGTGGCAACCCGATCGGCGGCGGTCAGATCGTCGCGTCTGCCAATCCGACGCTCCACGAGCGCTTGCTGGCGACCCTGGCGCCAGCAGCCTCGACTTAG
- a CDS encoding N-formylglutamate amidohydrolase, which yields MASAFVFSSPHSGRYYPPHFLAASRLTPAALRKSEDSFVDDLFADVVGSGAALLAANYPRAYIDMNREPYELDPRLFRDPLPDFANTRSLRVLGGLGTIARIVSEAEEIYRRPLTLEEALERIDRLHLPYHDRLGELLDERRRNHGFAVLIDCHSMPSVSIPRQPGRRPDIVLGDRFGCSCSRRLTVAAMVALRRQDFEVVLNRPYAGGYITEHHGRPSRAVHALQIEIARDLYMSEATHERTAGFRHLKERLTLAMNELMACARDLFQPAAAE from the coding sequence ATGGCCTCGGCCTTCGTGTTCAGCTCCCCGCATTCCGGCCGCTACTATCCGCCGCACTTCCTGGCCGCGTCCCGCTTGACGCCCGCCGCCTTGCGCAAGTCGGAGGACAGCTTCGTCGACGACCTCTTTGCCGACGTCGTCGGCTCCGGCGCGGCGCTGCTCGCCGCCAACTATCCACGCGCCTACATCGACATGAACCGCGAGCCCTACGAGCTCGATCCCCGGCTGTTTCGTGATCCCCTGCCGGACTTCGCCAACACACGCTCGCTGCGCGTGCTCGGAGGTCTCGGCACCATCGCCCGCATCGTCTCTGAGGCCGAAGAGATCTACCGCCGGCCGTTGACCCTCGAGGAGGCACTCGAACGCATCGACCGCCTGCATCTGCCCTACCACGACCGCCTCGGCGAGCTGCTGGACGAGCGCCGCCGCAACCACGGCTTCGCCGTTCTCATCGATTGTCATTCGATGCCATCGGTTAGCATCCCGCGGCAACCGGGCCGGCGCCCCGATATCGTGCTCGGCGACCGTTTCGGCTGCTCGTGCTCACGTCGCTTGACGGTCGCCGCCATGGTGGCACTCCGGCGTCAGGACTTCGAGGTCGTGCTCAATCGCCCCTATGCCGGCGGCTACATCACCGAGCATCACGGCCGTCCGAGCCGTGCCGTCCATGCGCTTCAGATCGAGATCGCACGCGATCTCTACATGAGCGAAGCAACCCACGAGCGCACGGCCGGATTTCGACACCTGAAGGAGCGCCTGACGCTGGCCATGAACGAGCTGATGGCGTGCGCGCGCGACCTCTTCCAGCCGGCGGCCGCCGAGTAG
- a CDS encoding response regulator: MLRILLAEDDDAMRRFLARELKRAGFDVASFANGLEAFERLREEPFSLLLTDIVMPEMDGIELARRASELDPDLKIVFITGFAAVALNSANPPPRDATVLSKPFHLRDLVGEVERLLAA; this comes from the coding sequence ATGTTGCGGATCCTCCTGGCCGAGGACGACGATGCGATGCGTCGCTTCCTCGCCCGCGAACTCAAGCGCGCCGGCTTCGACGTGGCTTCGTTCGCCAATGGCCTCGAGGCCTTCGAACGTCTGCGCGAGGAACCGTTCTCGCTGTTGCTGACCGACATCGTCATGCCGGAGATGGACGGCATCGAGCTGGCCCGGCGGGCGAGCGAACTCGACCCGGATCTCAAGATCGTGTTCATCACCGGTTTCGCGGCGGTTGCGCTCAACAGCGCCAATCCACCCCCGCGGGATGCCACCGTGCTCTCGAAACCCTTCCATCTGCGCGATCTGGTGGGCGAGGTGGAACGGTTGCTCGCGGCCTGA